One Streptococcus sp. zg-86 DNA window includes the following coding sequences:
- the lepA gene encoding translation elongation factor 4: MNLEDLKKRQEKIRNFSIIAHIDHGKSTLADRILEKTETVSSREMQAQLLDSMDLERERGITIKLNAIELNYTAKDGETYIFHLIDTPGHVDFTYEVSRSLAACEGAILVVDAAQGIEAQTLANVYLALDNDLEILPIINKIDLPAADPERVRQEIEDVIGLDASEAVPTSAKAGIGIEEILEQIVEKVPAPAGDVTAPLKALIFDSVYDAYRGVILQVRVMDGVVKPGDTIQMMSNGKTFDVTEVGIFTPKAVGRDYLATGDVGYIAASIKTVADTRVGDTVTLAANPADAPLEGYKQMNPMVFAGIYPIDSNKYNDLREALEKLQLNDASLQFEPETSQALGFGFRCGFLGLLHMDVIQERIEREFNIDLIMTAPSVVYHVNMTDGETIEVSNPSEFPDPTKIDNIEEPYVKAQIMVPQEYVGAVMELAQRKRGDFVTMDYIDDNRVNVIYQIPLAEIVFDFFDKLKSSTRGYASFDYEISEYRPSKLVKMDILLNGDKVDALSFIVHKEFAYERGKLIVDKLKKIIPRQQFEVPIQAAIGQKIVARSDIKALRKNVLAKCYGGDVSRKRKLLEKQKAGKKRMKAIGSVEVPQEAFLSVLSMDEE; the protein is encoded by the coding sequence ATGAACCTAGAAGATTTAAAGAAACGCCAAGAGAAGATTCGGAATTTCTCGATTATTGCCCATATTGACCATGGGAAGTCCACCTTGGCAGACCGGATTTTAGAAAAGACAGAGACCGTATCAAGCCGTGAAATGCAGGCTCAGTTGTTGGATAGCATGGACTTGGAGCGTGAGCGAGGCATTACCATTAAGCTCAATGCTATTGAGTTGAACTATACTGCAAAAGACGGAGAAACCTACATTTTTCACTTGATTGACACCCCAGGGCATGTCGATTTTACCTATGAAGTATCACGCTCCTTAGCTGCCTGTGAAGGTGCGATTTTGGTCGTTGATGCGGCGCAGGGAATCGAAGCCCAGACGCTTGCGAATGTCTATCTAGCCCTTGATAATGATTTGGAAATCCTACCGATTATCAATAAAATTGACTTGCCAGCGGCAGATCCAGAACGGGTTCGTCAAGAAATCGAAGATGTAATTGGTCTAGATGCGAGTGAGGCAGTGCCGACGTCAGCCAAGGCTGGAATCGGAATTGAAGAGATTTTAGAGCAAATTGTAGAAAAAGTCCCTGCTCCAGCAGGAGATGTGACAGCGCCTCTCAAAGCCTTGATTTTTGACTCAGTCTATGATGCCTATCGTGGGGTTATCCTGCAAGTGCGGGTCATGGACGGTGTGGTTAAGCCTGGGGACACCATTCAGATGATGAGCAATGGCAAGACCTTTGATGTGACAGAAGTAGGGATTTTCACCCCTAAAGCTGTCGGTCGCGATTACCTTGCAACAGGAGATGTTGGCTATATTGCGGCTTCTATCAAGACCGTTGCTGACACACGTGTCGGTGATACTGTCACCCTTGCAGCTAATCCAGCGGATGCCCCACTTGAAGGCTACAAACAGATGAATCCCATGGTCTTTGCAGGGATTTATCCGATTGATTCTAATAAGTACAATGACCTGCGTGAGGCGCTTGAAAAATTACAGCTCAACGATGCTAGCTTGCAATTTGAACCAGAAACCTCTCAGGCACTTGGATTTGGTTTCCGATGCGGATTTTTGGGCTTGCTCCACATGGATGTCATTCAAGAGCGGATTGAGCGAGAATTCAATATTGACTTGATTATGACAGCACCATCCGTAGTATACCATGTCAATATGACTGACGGTGAGACCATTGAAGTTTCCAATCCATCTGAATTTCCAGATCCAACCAAGATTGATAACATCGAAGAGCCATATGTCAAAGCTCAAATCATGGTACCGCAGGAATATGTCGGAGCTGTTATGGAATTGGCACAGCGCAAGCGTGGGGATTTTGTGACCATGGATTATATTGATGATAACCGTGTCAATGTCATTTACCAAATTCCGCTTGCTGAAATTGTCTTTGATTTCTTTGACAAATTAAAATCCTCAACGCGTGGTTATGCAAGTTTTGACTACGAAATTTCAGAATACCGTCCATCGAAATTGGTGAAAATGGATATTCTTCTGAATGGTGATAAGGTCGATGCCCTCAGCTTTATCGTCCACAAAGAATTTGCCTACGAACGTGGAAAATTGATTGTAGACAAACTCAAGAAAATCATTCCGCGTCAGCAATTTGAAGTCCCAATTCAAGCAGCTATCGGTCAAAAAATTGTTGCCCGTAGCGACATCAAAGCCCTCCGTAAAAATGTCTTGGCCAAATGTTATGGAGGAGATGTCTCTCGAAAACGCAAACTCCTTGAAAAACAAAAAGCCGGGAAAAAACGCATGAAAGCCATCGGAAGCGTCGAAGTCCCACAAGAAGCCTTCCTCAGCGTGTTGAGCATGGATGAAGAGTAG
- a CDS encoding amino acid ABC transporter ATP-binding protein: MAQLKINVHDLHKSYGENEVLKGITAKFYEGDVVCIIGPSGSGKSTFLRTMNLLETITSGQVTVDGFDLTDPKTDLDTFRSNVGMVFQHFNLFPHMTVLDNITFAPIQHKLMDKAEAETVGMELLEKVGLADKRDAMPDSLSGGQKQRVAIARALAMNPDIMLFDEPTSALDPEMVGDVLNVMRDLAEQGMTMLIVTHEMGFARKVANRVIFTDGGEFLEDGTPEQIFDNPQHPRLKDFLDKVLNV; the protein is encoded by the coding sequence ATGGCTCAATTAAAAATCAATGTCCATGACTTACACAAGTCTTATGGCGAAAATGAAGTCTTAAAAGGTATTACCGCTAAATTTTACGAGGGAGATGTAGTTTGTATCATCGGCCCTTCTGGTTCTGGTAAATCAACTTTCTTACGGACCATGAATCTGCTTGAGACGATTACAAGCGGACAGGTAACAGTGGATGGCTTTGATTTGACAGATCCAAAAACGGATTTGGACACCTTCCGCTCAAATGTCGGAATGGTCTTCCAGCACTTTAACCTCTTCCCACATATGACCGTCTTAGACAATATCACCTTTGCACCGATTCAGCATAAATTGATGGACAAAGCAGAGGCTGAAACAGTCGGAATGGAATTACTTGAAAAAGTTGGTCTTGCTGACAAGCGTGACGCTATGCCTGATAGCCTTTCTGGTGGTCAAAAGCAACGTGTCGCAATCGCTCGTGCTCTTGCGATGAATCCTGATATTATGCTCTTTGATGAGCCGACTTCGGCCCTTGATCCTGAAATGGTTGGGGACGTACTCAATGTTATGAGAGACCTAGCTGAGCAAGGTATGACCATGCTGATTGTCACCCATGAAATGGGATTTGCCCGTAAGGTTGCCAACCGCGTTATCTTTACTGATGGTGGGGAATTCCTCGAAGACGGCACACCTGAACAAATCTTTGACAATCCACAACACCCACGACTCAAGGATTTCCTTGACAAGGTCTTGAATGTTTAG
- a CDS encoding ABC transporter substrate-binding protein/permease, giving the protein MKKKWLTLVAFLPLFFLFTPAKAADAIDIAFDSTYAPFEFKDSDQVYKGLDVDIIDEVAKRSNWTINKSFPGFDAAVNAVQSGQADALMAGTTITEARKKVFTFSDPYFDTKIVIATAKKSPVSDYAQLKGKTVGVKNGTAAQNFLDRHKNEYGYTVKTFDAGDTMYNSLSAGAVDAVMDDEAVIQYAIQKGQDLAINMKGEAIGSFGFSVKKGSQYESLVDDFNKALAAMKKDGTYDNIMKKWLGGTSTSATNPSDYGSLLSLTGTIGTVATPVKASYTIVSDSSFAPFEYQGKDGKYTGIDIELIKAIAEQQGFTVTIQNPGFDAALNAVQAGQADGVIAGMTITDARKKIFDFSDAYYTSSIRLAVKKGSGISGYEALSGKTVGAKNGTSSYSYLEENASKYGYSVKAFDEASTMYDSLNSGSIDALMDDEAVLLYAIQQGRDFETPVEGIATGNLGFAVKKGSNPELIQMFNNGLAELVQSGKYDEIMNKYFNTSEKTDSTDSSVDESTIWGLLKNNYGQLFSGLGITIGLALLSFAIAIVIGIIFGMFAVSPFKTLRLIASVFVDVVRGIPLMIVAAFIFWGIPNLIESMTGQQSPINDFVAGTIALSLNSGAYIAEIVRGGIQAVPVGQMEASRSLGISYGTTMRKIILPQAAKLMLPNFINQFVITLKDTTIISAIGLVELFQAGKIIIARNYQSFRMYAILAIIYLIVITLLTRLARKLEKGGN; this is encoded by the coding sequence ATGAAGAAAAAATGGTTAACATTGGTAGCTTTTCTGCCACTATTCTTTCTCTTCACACCAGCAAAGGCAGCCGATGCGATTGATATTGCGTTCGATTCGACCTATGCACCATTTGAGTTTAAGGATTCCGATCAGGTCTACAAGGGACTTGATGTGGACATTATCGATGAGGTAGCCAAACGTTCAAACTGGACAATCAACAAGAGCTTCCCAGGCTTTGATGCAGCTGTTAATGCTGTTCAATCAGGTCAAGCGGATGCCCTTATGGCAGGAACAACGATTACGGAAGCTCGTAAAAAAGTTTTCACGTTCTCAGATCCTTACTTTGATACAAAAATTGTCATTGCAACGGCTAAAAAATCCCCTGTTTCTGACTATGCTCAATTAAAAGGAAAAACAGTCGGTGTTAAAAACGGTACGGCTGCCCAAAACTTCCTTGACAGGCACAAAAACGAGTATGGCTATACTGTTAAAACCTTTGATGCAGGTGATACCATGTATAATAGCTTATCTGCTGGTGCAGTTGATGCTGTGATGGATGATGAAGCCGTCATTCAATACGCCATCCAAAAAGGGCAAGATCTAGCAATCAACATGAAGGGTGAAGCGATTGGTTCATTTGGATTTTCAGTCAAAAAAGGGAGCCAATACGAATCACTTGTTGACGATTTCAATAAAGCTCTCGCAGCAATGAAAAAAGATGGGACTTATGATAACATTATGAAGAAATGGTTAGGAGGAACAAGTACATCAGCTACGAATCCTTCTGACTATGGGTCACTTCTCAGTCTAACAGGAACGATTGGAACAGTCGCTACTCCTGTCAAGGCATCTTATACGATTGTATCTGATTCTTCTTTTGCTCCATTTGAGTACCAAGGAAAAGATGGAAAATATACTGGAATTGACATTGAGTTGATTAAGGCCATTGCCGAACAGCAAGGATTCACCGTGACCATTCAAAATCCTGGTTTCGATGCTGCGCTCAATGCCGTTCAAGCTGGTCAAGCAGACGGAGTGATTGCAGGAATGACCATTACAGATGCTCGTAAGAAAATCTTTGATTTCTCGGATGCTTACTACACATCCAGCATTCGCCTTGCGGTCAAAAAAGGGAGCGGTATTTCTGGTTACGAAGCTCTTTCTGGCAAAACAGTCGGTGCGAAAAATGGTACTTCTTCTTATAGTTACTTAGAAGAAAATGCTAGCAAATATGGCTATTCTGTCAAAGCCTTTGATGAGGCTTCTACTATGTACGACAGCTTAAATTCTGGCTCTATCGATGCCCTAATGGACGACGAAGCTGTGCTTCTTTATGCTATTCAACAAGGACGCGATTTTGAAACGCCAGTCGAGGGAATCGCAACTGGTAACCTTGGTTTTGCCGTAAAAAAAGGGAGCAATCCTGAATTGATTCAGATGTTCAACAATGGACTTGCTGAATTGGTTCAATCTGGCAAATACGATGAAATCATGAATAAATATTTCAATACTAGCGAAAAGACAGACTCCACCGATTCATCCGTTGATGAATCAACCATTTGGGGCTTGTTGAAAAATAACTACGGTCAATTGTTCTCAGGCCTTGGTATTACGATTGGATTGGCACTTCTTTCCTTCGCGATTGCTATTGTTATCGGAATTATCTTTGGAATGTTTGCGGTTAGCCCATTTAAGACTCTTCGTTTGATTGCTTCTGTCTTTGTCGATGTGGTTCGTGGGATTCCTTTGATGATTGTCGCAGCTTTCATCTTCTGGGGCATTCCAAACTTGATTGAGTCCATGACAGGTCAACAGTCACCAATTAACGATTTTGTGGCTGGTACGATTGCTCTTTCCCTCAATTCAGGTGCTTACATTGCTGAGATTGTTCGTGGAGGTATTCAAGCTGTTCCAGTCGGACAAATGGAAGCCTCACGCAGTTTGGGAATTTCTTATGGTACAACCATGCGCAAGATTATCTTGCCACAGGCTGCAAAATTGATGTTGCCAAACTTTATCAACCAATTTGTCATTACTCTGAAAGATACAACAATTATCTCAGCGATTGGTTTGGTCGAATTGTTCCAAGCTGGTAAAATCATCATTGCTCGGAACTATCAATCCTTCCGTATGTATGCAATCCTTGCTATTATCTACTTGATTGTCATTACGCTCTTAACTCGTCTTGCACGTAAACTTGAAAAAGGAGGCAACTAA